From Gimesia panareensis, the proteins below share one genomic window:
- a CDS encoding LysR family transcriptional regulator produces MEVDQLRYFLRVAERGNFTRAAEELKISQPALSRSIQKLEEELGQPVFERKTRSVALTEAGTLLQARAQQILSLIEDTKAEISDDGRSGQIRIGAIPTIAPFFLPDLLRQFSAEFPAASIIVQEDTTEKLLKRCTQGEVDLAIVALPVPARYLEVEELFQEELLLVLPPEHPLVNKPQIRLNDIKNYPFVLLDEAHCLSDNIVSFCRQRSFHPVAVEQTSQLAMVQELVSLSHGISMIPQMARKLDQSDRRVYRSISGTKPVRKIAMVWNPYRFQSRLLQAFQERLRVYASQQDACPTSRK; encoded by the coding sequence ATGGAAGTGGATCAGTTACGCTATTTTCTCAGGGTGGCAGAACGGGGGAACTTTACCCGGGCTGCGGAAGAACTCAAGATTTCACAGCCGGCCCTGAGCCGTTCGATCCAGAAACTGGAAGAAGAACTGGGCCAGCCGGTCTTCGAACGCAAGACTCGTTCCGTCGCACTCACCGAAGCCGGGACACTATTGCAGGCACGGGCTCAGCAGATCCTCTCCTTGATCGAAGATACCAAAGCCGAAATCTCCGATGACGGCCGGAGCGGTCAGATCCGCATCGGTGCGATCCCGACCATCGCTCCTTTCTTTCTGCCCGACCTGCTGCGACAGTTCTCCGCCGAGTTCCCGGCGGCCTCCATTATCGTCCAGGAAGATACGACCGAGAAACTGCTCAAGCGCTGCACACAGGGGGAAGTCGATCTCGCGATCGTGGCACTGCCGGTCCCCGCCCGCTACCTCGAAGTGGAAGAGCTATTCCAGGAAGAACTGCTGCTGGTCCTGCCTCCCGAACATCCGCTGGTCAACAAACCACAGATTCGCTTGAACGACATCAAGAACTACCCGTTCGTGCTGCTCGACGAAGCACACTGCCTGTCGGACAACATCGTTTCATTCTGTCGTCAGCGTTCATTTCATCCGGTCGCCGTCGAACAGACGAGCCAGCTGGCGATGGTACAGGAACTGGTCTCCCTCTCACATGGAATCTCGATGATTCCGCAAATGGCGCGCAAGCTGGATCAGAGCGACCGCCGCGTTTATCGTTCGATCAGCGGCACGAAACCAGTTCGCAAAATCGCGATGGTCTGGAACCCCTATCGGTTTCAGAGCCGACTGCTGCAGGCCTTCCAGGAGCGACTGCGCGTCTATGCCAGTCAACAGGATGCCTGTCCGACTTCCAGAAAATAA
- a CDS encoding catalase, producing MNQKPTLTTTGGAPVPDNQNSITAGPRGPVLLQDYQLIEKLAHQNRERIAERVVHAKGWGAYGTLTIENDISKYTKAKVLQPGTKTEMLARFSTVAGEAGAADAERDVRGFALKFYTEEGNWDMVGNNTPVFFVRDAFKFPDFIHTQKRHPKTNLRSPTAMWDFWSLSPESLHQVTILFSDRGLPTDVRHMNGYGSHTYSFINEKNERFWVKFHFKTQQGHQHWTNAEAEEVVGKTRESTQEDLFYSIEKGEFPKWNFEVQIMPETDADETPYNPFDLTKVWPHGDYPLIHVGTLELNRNPENYFAEIEQAAFSPSNVVPGIGHSPDKMLQARIFSYADAHRHRLGTHYEALPVNEPRCPVHHYHKDGSMHFKSNGCPVDAYYEPNSFNGPVERPDVAEPPLKISGDAARYDHREGNDDYSQPRALFRLFDDGQKSRLFSNIAAAMQGVPQEIVDRQLKHFELVDPAYAEGVRAALNAS from the coding sequence ATGAATCAGAAGCCCACGCTGACTACCACCGGCGGTGCCCCTGTTCCCGATAATCAGAATTCGATCACCGCGGGACCGCGCGGCCCCGTCCTGCTGCAGGACTACCAGCTGATTGAAAAACTCGCACACCAGAACCGCGAGCGGATCGCCGAACGGGTGGTCCACGCCAAGGGCTGGGGCGCGTACGGCACACTGACCATCGAGAACGATATCAGTAAATACACGAAAGCCAAAGTACTGCAACCCGGCACCAAAACTGAGATGCTGGCCCGCTTCTCCACCGTGGCTGGGGAAGCTGGTGCGGCAGATGCGGAACGGGATGTGCGCGGCTTCGCCCTCAAGTTCTACACGGAAGAGGGGAACTGGGACATGGTGGGGAATAATACGCCAGTCTTCTTTGTCCGCGATGCCTTTAAGTTCCCCGATTTTATCCACACCCAGAAACGGCATCCCAAAACGAACCTGCGGTCTCCCACCGCGATGTGGGATTTCTGGTCGCTCTCACCCGAATCGCTGCACCAGGTGACCATCCTGTTTTCGGACCGGGGTCTACCCACCGACGTACGGCACATGAACGGTTACGGCAGCCATACTTACAGTTTCATCAACGAGAAAAACGAACGCTTCTGGGTCAAGTTCCACTTCAAAACGCAGCAGGGGCACCAGCACTGGACCAACGCTGAAGCGGAAGAGGTGGTCGGTAAGACCCGTGAAAGTACGCAGGAAGATCTGTTCTACTCGATCGAAAAGGGTGAGTTCCCCAAATGGAATTTCGAAGTGCAGATCATGCCGGAAACCGATGCGGATGAAACGCCCTATAATCCGTTCGACCTGACAAAAGTCTGGCCGCACGGCGATTACCCGCTGATCCACGTGGGCACACTGGAGCTGAACCGCAATCCCGAAAACTATTTCGCGGAAATCGAACAGGCGGCCTTCTCTCCGTCCAACGTGGTGCCCGGCATCGGCCATTCCCCCGATAAGATGCTGCAGGCCCGCATTTTCTCGTATGCCGACGCCCATAGGCACCGCCTGGGCACACATTACGAAGCGCTGCCCGTCAACGAGCCGCGGTGCCCCGTGCATCACTATCACAAAGACGGATCGATGCACTTCAAGTCGAACGGCTGCCCCGTGGACGCCTATTACGAACCGAACTCCTTCAACGGACCGGTCGAGCGTCCCGATGTCGCCGAGCCGCCACTGAAGATTTCGGGCGATGCAGCCCGCTACGATCACCGCGAAGGCAACGATGATTACTCGCAGCCCCGCGCCCTGTTCCGTCTGTTCGACGACGGACAGAAATCGCGACTGTTCTCCAACATCGCCGCCGCCATGCAGGGCGTGCCCCAGGAAATTGTCGACCGTCAGCTCAAACACTTCGAACTGGTCGACCCGGCCTACGCAGAGGGTGTGCGGGCGGCGCTCAACGCTTCCTGA